In a genomic window of Punica granatum isolate Tunisia-2019 chromosome 6, ASM765513v2, whole genome shotgun sequence:
- the LOC116210914 gene encoding uncharacterized protein LOC116210914, translating to MRVVNFIMRTFWFILNFAASFFYKEPVQPASQMRARKLPLHTCAVSILSSTHRVYTRAQEYNGLSGLLFRKSARLTTSVDPYAREIKNWCLSILTCVDDQILAVECGIEKNFPASTFVFDRVDELVRAMETFPETAEQMVSRLLSLIHKVPFLNLASSHITSRLDCWLSKWGWDTAAREKDIPMDSRSADANEGIVSDKYCPGSAHDKEAGKELFPSVEPLLIKPKTSDNCANISPKGTYKEVLLDEGNTEDHKVELIKEGDDGEQITLLEDASSKEEGKEEEQEKVVSLTTEEGSTKDDQILDLFESGWHMKKPV from the exons ATGAGAGTTGTCAATTTCATCATGAGGACTTTCTGGTTCATTCTAAACTTTGCGGCATCTTTCTTCTATAAG GAACCCGTGCAGCCGGCTTCGCAAATGAGAGCAAGGAAGCTCCCTCTGCACACATGTGCGGTGTCCATCCTCTCATCGACCCACCGGGTCTACACCAGAGCCCAGGAATATAACGGCCTGTCGGGTTTGTTATTCAGAAAGTCGGCGCGACTCACCACTTCTGTGGACCCGTATGCTCGCGAAATCAAGAACTGGTGCCTGTCCATCCTCACCTGCGTGGATGATCAGATCCTGGCTGTCGAGTGCGGGATTGAGAAAAACTTCCCTGCATCAACCTTCGTGTTTGATAGAGTCGACGAACTTGTCAGGGCCATGGAAACTTTCCCGGAAACGGCCGAGCAGATGGTCAGCAGACTGCTCTCATTGATCCACAAGGTCCCATTCCTGAACTTGGCATCATCCCATATCACATCACGGTTGGATTGTTGGCTCTCTAAATGGGGGTGGGATACCGCCGCACGAGAAAAGGATATCCCAATGGACTCGAGATCAGCAGATGCCAATGAAGGAATTGTTTCTGATAAATATTGCCCAGGGTCAGCACACGACAAGGAGGCGGGAAAAGAGCTCTTCCCGTCGGTCGAACCTCTGCTGATCAAACCTAAGACCAGCGATAACTGTGCGAACATCTCCCCGAAAGGCACGTACAAGGAAGTGCTGCTGGATGAAGGCAACACAGAAGATCATAAGGTCGAACTAATAAAGGAAGGTGATGATGGGGAGCAGATAACATTACTAGAAGACGCCAGCAGTAAGGAAGAGGGCAAGGAGGAGGAGCAGGAGAAGGTCGTCTCTCTGACGACCGAGGAGGGTTCAACCAAGGACGACCAGATATTGGATTTGTTTGAATCGGGATGGCACATGAAGAAGCCGGTGTGA